The Micromonospora krabiensis genome window below encodes:
- a CDS encoding bifunctional helix-turn-helix transcriptional regulator/GNAT family N-acetyltransferase: MGTDRIERIRDFNRFYTERLGLLTDQYLGLDRPLGPSRLLWEIDDRTTVRELRDRLGLDSGYLSRLLRTLEKQGLVRVVPHPADGRARIAELTDTGRRERVVLDDRSRAGVAALLGELSPAQQDELVAAQQQVRRLLRLATVTITAVAADDPRARRCLRRYAAELAERFPEGYDEATLTRPEDLDGTLLLACERDDPAGCGAWVRLTPGVAEIRHLWTDPTTRGLGLGRRLLEQLETDAAAHGVGTVRLGTHRSLAEAIALYRSSGYREVDAYSTSPYNQLCFEKHL, encoded by the coding sequence GTGGGAACTGACCGCATCGAGCGGATACGCGACTTCAACCGCTTCTACACCGAGCGCCTGGGCTTGCTCACCGATCAGTACCTCGGGCTTGACCGCCCTCTCGGGCCGTCTCGGCTGCTCTGGGAGATCGATGACCGCACCACCGTTCGCGAGCTACGTGACCGCCTCGGTCTGGATTCCGGCTATCTGAGTCGACTCCTGCGGACCCTGGAGAAGCAGGGACTGGTCCGCGTCGTCCCACATCCCGCCGACGGTCGAGCCAGGATCGCCGAGCTGACCGACACCGGCCGACGGGAACGCGTCGTCCTCGACGACCGATCCCGTGCCGGTGTCGCCGCTCTGCTCGGCGAGCTCAGCCCGGCCCAGCAGGATGAGCTGGTCGCCGCCCAGCAGCAGGTCCGGCGACTGCTGCGCCTGGCCACGGTCACGATCACCGCCGTCGCCGCCGACGACCCACGGGCCCGGCGGTGCCTGCGCCGGTACGCGGCAGAGTTGGCCGAACGCTTCCCGGAGGGCTACGACGAGGCGACGTTGACCCGGCCCGAGGACCTGGACGGGACGCTCCTGCTCGCCTGCGAACGCGACGATCCCGCCGGGTGCGGGGCGTGGGTCCGGCTGACACCAGGCGTCGCGGAGATCCGCCACCTGTGGACCGATCCGACAACCCGCGGGCTCGGCCTCGGCCGGCGCCTCCTGGAACAGTTGGAGACCGACGCCGCCGCCCACGGCGTGGGCACGGTCCGGCTGGGAACCCACCGTTCACTCGCCGAGGCGATCGCTCTGTACCGCAGCAGCGGATACCGCGAGGTCGACGCCTACAGCACCTCGCCGTACAACCAGCTCTGCTTCGAGAAGCACCTCTGA
- a CDS encoding TetR family transcriptional regulator, with the protein MARWQPDARGRLAAAALELFHERGFEQTTVTDIAARAGLDKRTFYRLFGDKREALFSGDNLLAEILVKAVAETDADPFETVVTAFRRVAEEIFADRLDLVRMRQAIIDGSPELQERELRKTNRLAATVAATLRAKGVGDTTATLATESGVTVFRVAFARWVAPGRDVALTDLIAEVAAELRAVTSA; encoded by the coding sequence ATGGCCCGCTGGCAACCGGACGCGCGCGGCCGCCTGGCGGCGGCCGCGCTGGAGCTGTTCCACGAGCGAGGCTTCGAACAGACCACCGTCACCGACATCGCGGCCCGCGCCGGGCTCGACAAACGCACGTTCTACCGGCTCTTCGGCGACAAGCGCGAGGCGCTGTTCAGCGGCGACAACCTGCTGGCGGAAATCCTGGTCAAGGCGGTCGCCGAGACCGACGCCGACCCCTTCGAGACGGTGGTCACCGCCTTCCGTCGGGTGGCGGAGGAGATCTTCGCCGACCGACTCGACCTCGTGCGGATGCGCCAAGCCATCATCGACGGCAGCCCCGAGCTGCAGGAGCGGGAACTACGCAAGACCAACAGGCTGGCGGCCACGGTCGCCGCCACCCTGCGCGCCAAGGGCGTCGGCGACACCACCGCCACCCTGGCAACCGAATCGGGCGTCACGGTCTTCCGGGTGGCATTCGCCCGCTGGGTCGCGCCCGGCCGCGACGTCGCGCTCACCGACCTGATCGCCGAGGTGGCCGCCGAGCTGCGCGCGGTCACGTCGGCCTAG
- a CDS encoding FAD-binding oxidoreductase: MDHGQNSSQDSVAISMDAALRLATETVGPVLLPGEEGYDAECASYNLAVPQRPALVVGAARVADVQAAVRFAAEQGLPVAVLATGHSAHSSAGAVLVNTRRMDAVTIDVEARTARVEAGVRWQQVVDAAGKHGLAPLNGASPTVGVVGYTLGGGLSPIGRTFGFAADHVRRIELVTADGQLRVATATEEPELFWALRGGKGNFGVVTALEFNLFPVSHLYGGGLFFAGERAAEVFNAWGRWSADVPDEMNSSIALLQLPPVPEVPEPLRGGMVVHVRIAYVGSAEEGERLVAPLRAIAPVLIDSVTEMPYTAVASIHADPPFPIPIVDRSGLLREFTSELVDAIVAQAGPDAGSPLAIVELRHLGGALNRRPPSGNAMDLQGATFTCYAVGIGGPDQAEAIQAHLTRVFEAIQPWSTGRRFVNFLTAGDVTAEAVAEAYLPETYRRLAAIKGSYDPTNMFRTTHNIIPA, from the coding sequence ATGGACCACGGTCAGAACTCGTCGCAGGACAGCGTTGCGATCAGCATGGATGCCGCCCTGCGGCTCGCCACCGAGACGGTCGGGCCGGTGCTGCTTCCCGGCGAGGAGGGGTATGACGCCGAGTGTGCGTCGTACAACCTCGCCGTCCCGCAGCGGCCGGCGCTCGTGGTGGGTGCCGCAAGGGTCGCGGATGTTCAGGCCGCCGTCCGCTTCGCGGCCGAGCAGGGCCTGCCGGTCGCCGTGCTGGCCACCGGTCACTCCGCACACTCCTCGGCCGGAGCGGTCCTGGTCAACACCCGACGGATGGACGCGGTCACCATCGACGTCGAGGCGCGTACCGCCCGGGTCGAGGCCGGCGTCCGGTGGCAGCAGGTCGTCGACGCCGCGGGCAAGCACGGTCTGGCACCGCTGAACGGGGCCTCGCCCACCGTCGGGGTCGTCGGGTACACGCTCGGCGGCGGGTTGAGCCCGATCGGCCGGACCTTCGGCTTCGCCGCCGATCACGTACGCCGGATCGAGCTGGTCACCGCGGACGGTCAGCTGCGGGTGGCGACCGCCACCGAGGAGCCGGAGCTGTTCTGGGCCCTACGGGGTGGCAAGGGCAACTTCGGCGTGGTGACCGCGCTGGAGTTCAACCTCTTCCCGGTCAGCCACCTCTACGGCGGCGGCCTCTTCTTCGCTGGTGAGCGCGCGGCCGAGGTGTTCAACGCGTGGGGCCGGTGGAGCGCCGACGTGCCGGACGAGATGAACTCGTCGATCGCGTTGCTGCAGCTCCCGCCCGTGCCCGAGGTGCCGGAGCCGCTGCGGGGCGGGATGGTGGTGCACGTTCGGATCGCTTACGTCGGATCCGCCGAGGAGGGGGAGCGCCTCGTCGCGCCGCTGCGCGCCATCGCCCCGGTCCTGATCGACTCGGTCACCGAGATGCCGTACACCGCGGTCGCCTCCATCCACGCCGACCCGCCGTTCCCGATCCCGATCGTGGACCGGTCCGGGCTGTTGCGGGAGTTCACCTCCGAGCTGGTCGACGCGATCGTCGCGCAGGCCGGCCCTGACGCGGGCAGCCCACTGGCCATCGTCGAACTCCGGCACCTGGGCGGAGCGCTGAACCGCCGCCCCCCGTCCGGCAACGCCATGGACCTGCAGGGGGCCACGTTCACCTGCTACGCGGTCGGGATCGGTGGCCCCGACCAGGCCGAGGCGATCCAGGCCCACCTGACCCGCGTGTTCGAGGCGATCCAGCCCTGGAGCACCGGCCGGCGGTTCGTGAACTTCCTGACCGCCGGCGACGTCACCGCCGAGGCGGTCGCCGAGGCCTACCTGCCGGAGACGTACCGGCGCCTGGCCGCGATCAAGGGCAGCTACGACCCGACGAACATGTTCCGGACCACCCACAACATCATTCCCGCTTGA
- a CDS encoding SDR family oxidoreductase, with product MRVFVTGASGHLGSAVVPELLSAGHQVVGLARSDAAAAAVEKLGAQVRRGDLSDLDTLREEAAASDGVIHLAFRHDLLVSGDLATAAEVDLAALTALADGLAGSGKALVGTSGTAMLALGGVVGRPGTERDVFSGGYRVDAENFVAGLASRGVRSSIVRLTPTVHSSLDRNGFLTVIIAAARRHGYAAYVGEGANRWPAVHTLDAAHLYRLALETAPAGSRLHGVADEGVPFAEIAAAIGRNLGVPVRSIVPEAAGDYFGFLASFAQLDSPASAAITRDLLGWTPTHPGLLADLDEGHYFRA from the coding sequence ATGCGCGTATTCGTCACCGGCGCCTCCGGCCACCTCGGCTCGGCGGTCGTGCCGGAACTGCTCTCCGCCGGACACCAGGTCGTCGGGCTGGCCCGCTCCGACGCGGCGGCCGCGGCGGTCGAGAAGCTCGGCGCCCAGGTGCGCCGCGGCGACCTGTCCGACCTTGACACGCTGCGCGAGGAGGCGGCCGCCTCCGACGGCGTGATCCACCTGGCGTTTCGCCACGACCTCCTGGTCTCCGGCGACCTGGCCACCGCCGCCGAGGTCGACCTGGCCGCCCTCACGGCGCTGGCCGACGGCCTGGCCGGCTCCGGCAAGGCGCTGGTCGGCACGAGCGGCACGGCCATGCTCGCGTTGGGCGGTGTCGTCGGCCGCCCCGGCACCGAACGGGACGTGTTCTCGGGCGGCTACCGGGTCGATGCGGAGAACTTCGTCGCCGGCCTCGCCTCGCGAGGTGTGCGCTCCTCGATCGTCCGCCTCACGCCCACGGTGCACAGCTCGCTCGACCGCAACGGCTTCCTCACGGTGATCATCGCGGCCGCGCGTCGGCACGGGTACGCCGCCTATGTCGGCGAGGGCGCGAACCGGTGGCCGGCCGTGCACACCCTCGACGCCGCCCACCTCTACCGGCTCGCCCTCGAAACGGCGCCGGCCGGCTCGCGCCTGCACGGGGTCGCCGACGAGGGAGTCCCGTTCGCCGAGATCGCCGCCGCCATCGGCCGCAACCTGGGCGTCCCGGTCCGGAGCATCGTCCCCGAGGCGGCGGGCGACTACTTCGGCTTCCTCGCGTCGTTCGCACAGTTGGACAGCCCGGCGTCGGCCGCGATCACCCGCGACCTGCTCGGCTGGACCCCGACCCACCCCGGTCTTCTCGCCGACCTGGACGAGGGGCACTACTTCCGGGCCTGA
- a CDS encoding oxidoreductase, whose product MTGWTTDRIPDQHGRVAVVTGANSGLGLVTATELARRGAHVVLAVRNTAAGEQAARRIGGDVEVRELDLARLDSVRAFAAKLTADHATIDLLVNNAGVVLLGPRRTTADGFELQFATNMLGHYALTGLLLGALCGARNARVVSLSSITHKNAHLDFDDLMFERNYRAAAAYGRSKLATTVFGVELDRRLRAAGSPIVSALAHPGLTRSNLTPRAWEHRGRLGQVIARLGLVATQSVEQGALPQLRAATDPGVRGGQFFGPSRLWETRGPVTEARLSREAVDPAVGRRLWAAAEELSGISYL is encoded by the coding sequence ATGACCGGATGGACCACCGACCGCATCCCCGACCAGCACGGCCGGGTGGCCGTCGTGACCGGCGCGAACTCGGGCCTCGGCCTGGTCACCGCCACCGAGCTGGCCCGCCGTGGCGCCCACGTCGTGCTGGCCGTGCGCAACACCGCCGCCGGCGAGCAGGCCGCCCGCCGCATCGGCGGCGACGTCGAGGTGCGCGAACTGGACCTGGCCCGCCTCGACTCGGTACGCGCGTTCGCCGCGAAGCTGACCGCCGACCACGCGACGATCGACCTGCTCGTCAACAACGCCGGCGTGGTGCTGCTCGGCCCCCGGCGTACGACGGCCGACGGCTTCGAATTGCAGTTCGCCACCAACATGCTGGGCCACTACGCGCTGACCGGTCTGCTGCTGGGCGCCCTCTGCGGGGCGCGGAACGCCCGGGTGGTGAGTCTCAGCTCCATCACCCACAAGAACGCGCACCTCGACTTCGACGACCTGATGTTCGAGCGGAACTACCGGGCGGCTGCCGCCTACGGGCGGTCGAAGCTGGCCACCACGGTCTTCGGCGTCGAGCTGGACCGTCGACTGCGCGCCGCCGGTTCGCCGATCGTCAGCGCGCTGGCGCACCCCGGGCTCACCCGCAGCAACCTCACGCCGCGTGCCTGGGAACACCGCGGCCGGCTCGGGCAGGTCATCGCGCGGCTGGGTCTGGTCGCCACCCAGTCGGTCGAGCAGGGGGCGCTGCCGCAGCTGCGCGCGGCGACCGACCCCGGTGTGCGGGGCGGGCAGTTCTTCGGCCCGTCCCGACTCTGGGAGACCCGGGGCCCGGTCACCGAGGCGCGGCTGAGCCGTGAGGCCGTCGACCCGGCCGTCGGCAGGCGGCTCTGGGCGGCTGCCGAGGAACTCAGCGGTATCAGTTACCTCTGA
- a CDS encoding GDSL-type esterase/lipase family protein, producing MPIRPDLLRGVAEVEVTPRGLRPHRLPAWVREQFPDGQLLSMEAQPSGARLVFGTAASTIKLVSQPTRIAYTGAERPRGRIDVYADGELTVRDVLDGGDRIEVDLASGQTTFHPGPTHTTTVSGLPAGRHRIEVWLPHNESVELVELRADAPVEPDDASRPLWVHHGSSISHGSNALAPSEIWPAVAARRAGVELRNLGLGGSALVDPFLARVIRDAPADYISVKLGINVVNLDAMRLRAFVPAVHGFLDTIRDGHPDVPLLLISPLFCGIHEDTPGPGAIDPASIGTGQVRFVATGTPDDVPLGRLTLQVIRRELRSLVDRRAADKNLHYLDGTALYGSADAAELPLPDGLHPSPEAHQRIGARFAEYAFTGAGPFAR from the coding sequence ATGCCCATCCGGCCCGACCTTCTCCGCGGCGTCGCCGAGGTCGAGGTCACCCCGCGCGGCCTGCGGCCCCACCGGCTGCCCGCCTGGGTGCGCGAGCAGTTCCCGGACGGGCAGCTGCTCTCGATGGAGGCCCAGCCCTCCGGCGCACGCCTCGTGTTCGGGACGGCGGCCAGCACGATCAAGCTGGTGAGCCAGCCGACCCGGATCGCCTACACGGGCGCCGAGCGACCGCGCGGGCGCATCGACGTGTACGCCGACGGCGAGCTCACCGTCCGCGACGTGCTCGACGGCGGCGACCGGATCGAGGTCGACCTGGCCAGCGGCCAGACCACTTTCCATCCCGGGCCGACACACACGACCACGGTCTCCGGTCTGCCCGCGGGCCGGCACCGCATCGAGGTCTGGCTGCCGCACAACGAGAGCGTCGAACTGGTCGAGCTGCGAGCCGACGCGCCCGTCGAGCCGGACGACGCCAGCCGGCCGCTGTGGGTGCACCACGGCAGCTCGATCAGTCACGGCTCGAACGCGCTGGCGCCCAGCGAGATCTGGCCGGCCGTCGCCGCCCGCCGCGCCGGCGTCGAGCTGCGCAATCTCGGCCTGGGCGGCAGCGCGCTGGTCGACCCGTTCCTGGCCCGCGTGATCCGCGACGCCCCGGCCGACTACATCAGCGTCAAGCTCGGCATCAACGTCGTGAACCTCGACGCGATGCGACTCCGTGCCTTCGTCCCCGCCGTCCACGGCTTCCTCGACACGATCCGCGACGGGCACCCGGACGTCCCGCTGCTCCTGATCTCACCGCTGTTCTGCGGCATCCACGAGGACACCCCCGGCCCGGGCGCGATCGACCCGGCCTCGATCGGCACCGGCCAGGTGCGTTTCGTCGCGACCGGAACACCTGACGACGTCCCGTTGGGACGCCTGACGCTCCAGGTCATCCGGCGTGAGCTGCGCTCGCTGGTCGACCGGCGCGCGGCCGACAAGAACCTGCACTACCTCGACGGCACCGCCCTCTACGGCTCGGCCGACGCCGCCGAGTTGCCCCTGCCCGACGGCCTGCATCCGAGCCCCGAGGCCCACCAGCGGATCGGCGCCCGCTTCGCCGAGTACGCCTTCACCGGCGCCGGCCCGTTCGCCAGATGA
- a CDS encoding helix-turn-helix transcriptional regulator, with product MSSAHPYARELGAFLRARRGRLRPHDVGLEPGGRRKVTGLRREELALLAGLSTDYYQRMEQGREVRPSDDVLDALAGALGLDDVERRHLFTLARAARRPVPVRPDRGPERVPEGTRRLLRVMDAPAVVLGRHLDLLDWNPMAEALLGDPVGFPPDRLNMLLLLFDDTLTGQRSCPDWERQALDYIGMMRAAVAADPTHPRATAVVGELSIRSAEFRRLWARHDVRASVSGTKTFRAPEVGDIVLDWDTYPLPGNPGPVLLVFTAEPGSPDADRLQLLASLHATRSARGTTSTTWP from the coding sequence ATGAGCAGCGCGCATCCGTACGCCCGCGAGCTCGGCGCCTTCCTCCGCGCCCGGCGCGGCCGACTGCGGCCACACGACGTCGGCCTGGAGCCGGGCGGCCGGCGCAAGGTGACCGGGCTGCGGCGTGAGGAGCTGGCCCTGCTGGCCGGGTTGAGCACCGACTACTACCAGCGGATGGAGCAGGGTCGGGAGGTGCGCCCCTCCGACGACGTCCTGGACGCGCTCGCCGGCGCGCTCGGCCTCGACGACGTGGAACGCCGGCACCTGTTCACGCTGGCCCGCGCCGCCCGCCGGCCGGTGCCCGTACGGCCCGACCGTGGCCCGGAGCGGGTGCCGGAGGGCACCCGTCGGCTGCTGCGGGTGATGGACGCCCCGGCTGTCGTCCTCGGTCGGCACCTGGACCTGCTCGACTGGAACCCGATGGCCGAGGCGCTGCTCGGCGACCCGGTGGGCTTTCCGCCCGACCGGCTCAACATGCTCCTGCTCCTGTTCGACGACACGCTGACCGGGCAGCGGAGCTGCCCGGACTGGGAGCGGCAGGCGCTGGACTACATCGGCATGATGCGCGCCGCGGTCGCCGCCGACCCCACCCATCCCCGCGCCACCGCCGTCGTCGGCGAGCTGAGCATCCGCAGCGCCGAGTTCCGGCGGCTGTGGGCTCGCCACGACGTCCGCGCTTCGGTCAGCGGCACCAAGACCTTCCGGGCGCCCGAGGTGGGTGACATCGTCCTGGACTGGGACACCTATCCGCTCCCCGGTAACCCCGGGCCGGTCCTGCTGGTCTTCACCGCCGAGCCGGGAAGCCCCGACGCGGACCGGTTGCAACTGCTGGCGTCGCTGCACGCGACCCGCTCCGCCCGAGGAACGACCTCAACTACATGGCCTTAG
- a CDS encoding SDR family oxidoreductase, with product MTGRLAGRTALITGSDSGIGQATAIEFGREGADVVVHYLHDHAGANHTKAEIERTGQRAVVVQGDISVEHQVEAMFDEALAEFDRLDILMNDAGVDASGIPVADLDTATWDRAIRTNLYGMFFCCRRFIQHRRDQGGNGKIINITSIHQEVARAGGSDYDASKGGMLELAKSIALEVAPMHMNVNNIGPGMVLTPFNQQAIDDPKYLEEQVQSIPWKRAAQPEEIAKLAVFLASDDADYVTGSTYFMDGGLMQNQGQGA from the coding sequence ATGACCGGACGACTGGCGGGCAGAACCGCCCTGATCACCGGCTCCGACTCGGGTATCGGGCAGGCCACGGCGATCGAGTTCGGCCGGGAGGGCGCCGACGTGGTGGTGCACTACCTGCACGACCACGCCGGTGCGAACCACACGAAGGCCGAGATCGAGAGAACCGGCCAGCGGGCTGTCGTGGTGCAGGGCGACATCAGCGTCGAGCACCAGGTGGAGGCGATGTTCGACGAGGCCCTCGCCGAGTTCGACCGACTGGACATCCTGATGAACGACGCGGGTGTGGACGCCTCCGGCATTCCGGTGGCCGATCTGGACACCGCGACCTGGGACCGGGCCATCCGCACCAACCTGTACGGGATGTTCTTCTGCTGCCGACGGTTCATCCAGCACCGCCGTGACCAGGGCGGGAACGGGAAGATCATCAACATCACCTCCATCCACCAGGAGGTGGCCCGGGCCGGCGGCTCCGACTACGACGCCAGCAAGGGCGGCATGCTGGAACTGGCCAAGAGCATCGCCCTGGAGGTCGCCCCGATGCACATGAACGTCAACAACATCGGGCCCGGCATGGTGCTCACCCCGTTCAACCAGCAGGCGATCGACGACCCGAAGTACCTGGAGGAGCAGGTGCAGTCGATCCCGTGGAAGCGGGCCGCGCAGCCGGAGGAGATCGCCAAGCTCGCCGTCTTCCTGGCCAGCGACGACGCCGACTACGTCACTGGGTCGACGTACTTCATGGACGGCGGACTGATGCAGAACCAGGGACAGGGCGCGTAG
- a CDS encoding DNA alkylation repair protein, which produces MAELATLDDPRMREVNLRHGDDHGVHLGKLRAVAKRLKTQHDLARRLWATGDTAARLLAILICRPKAFERAELDVMVRAARSPKVHGWLVNYVVKKNPHAEELRVAWFADPDPVVASAGWELTTERVAKKPGGLDLAGLLDVIEARMKDAPDRLQWAMNHCLAQIGIEHAGHRARAIDIGERLEVLKDYPTAPGCTSPYAPIWISEMVRRQHDR; this is translated from the coding sequence ATGGCCGAGCTCGCCACGCTCGACGACCCGAGGATGCGCGAGGTGAACCTGCGGCACGGTGACGATCACGGTGTGCACCTCGGCAAACTTCGCGCGGTCGCGAAGCGGCTGAAGACCCAGCACGACCTCGCCCGCCGGCTCTGGGCGACCGGTGACACCGCGGCGCGGCTGCTGGCGATCCTGATCTGCCGGCCGAAGGCGTTCGAGCGCGCCGAACTCGACGTCATGGTGCGTGCGGCGCGCTCGCCCAAGGTGCACGGCTGGCTCGTCAACTACGTGGTGAAGAAGAATCCGCACGCCGAGGAGCTGCGCGTCGCCTGGTTCGCCGACCCGGATCCGGTGGTCGCGAGCGCGGGCTGGGAGCTGACCACCGAACGCGTGGCGAAGAAGCCCGGGGGCCTCGATCTCGCCGGGCTCCTCGACGTCATCGAAGCACGGATGAAGGACGCCCCGGATCGCCTGCAGTGGGCGATGAACCACTGCCTGGCCCAGATCGGGATCGAGCACGCCGGGCACCGCGCCCGTGCGATCGACATCGGCGAGCGCCTCGAGGTGCTCAAGGACTATCCGACCGCCCCGGGCTGCACGTCCCCGTACGCGCCCATCTGGATCAGCGAGATGGTGCGTCGACAGCACGACAGGTAG
- a CDS encoding glycoside hydrolase family 15 protein, which translates to MAVISDYALLGDCQGAALVSSDGSVDWWCPPRFDAPSVFARLLGSTGGFWSIRPLGRYTTSRHYLDGTMVLRTEFQGQDGVLRLTDALSLGAGEREHGIGYTSPHVLLRQVEVVAGAVDVEVELAARPEYGLVSPTVARTPLGIEISGAADRLILVADRDLDVDGSLVSGRLTLTEGDSAVFALHHRRAADPRTVPLDGRAALRDTIAAWQSWDRIHHDYQGPYREQVRRSALVLQAMTYQPTGAVVAAPTTSLPEEVGGAANWDYRFGWLRDGSATLRALWVAACPDEAHRFFDWMAGCVGSVDTGAHVPIMFGVGGERDLTEHTLEHLEGYQGSRPVRIGNDAWQQKQLDVLGEILECASVLREELADPSPVAANLLRSLADQAADTWREPDASTWEGREGERHYLTSKLLCWVALDRAVKLAPALDAEARVPRWSQAMEQIREAILDEGWSPSRQAFTGAFGSDHLDAGALVMPIIGFLPGHDDRVRATVDTIRRELGRDDLVQRWTGAGEEGAFIICSYWLAQSLAMTGQIDEAKQIFESVTARANDLGLLSEEVDRRDGSLIGNFPQALSHIGLINAAWAIGQSEPGSDT; encoded by the coding sequence GTGGCTGTGATCAGTGACTACGCGTTGCTCGGCGACTGTCAGGGCGCCGCCCTGGTCTCCTCGGACGGGTCCGTCGACTGGTGGTGCCCGCCCCGGTTCGACGCGCCGAGCGTCTTCGCGCGTCTGCTCGGCTCCACCGGCGGCTTCTGGTCGATCCGGCCGCTCGGGCGGTATACGACCTCTCGTCACTACCTCGACGGGACAATGGTGCTTCGCACGGAGTTCCAGGGCCAGGACGGTGTGCTGCGGTTGACCGACGCCCTCAGTCTCGGCGCCGGTGAACGAGAGCACGGAATCGGCTACACGTCCCCCCATGTCCTGCTCCGGCAGGTCGAGGTTGTCGCCGGAGCGGTGGACGTGGAGGTCGAGCTCGCGGCCCGGCCGGAGTACGGACTGGTCAGCCCGACGGTTGCCCGGACGCCGCTGGGGATAGAGATATCCGGAGCCGCGGACCGCCTGATCCTGGTCGCTGACCGTGATCTTGACGTTGACGGATCGCTGGTGAGCGGGCGGCTCACCCTCACCGAGGGTGACAGCGCCGTGTTCGCGCTGCACCACCGCCGGGCCGCCGACCCGCGGACCGTGCCGCTCGACGGGCGCGCGGCGCTGCGGGACACCATCGCCGCCTGGCAGTCCTGGGACCGGATCCACCACGACTACCAGGGGCCGTACCGGGAGCAGGTCCGGCGCAGCGCCCTGGTCCTTCAGGCGATGACCTACCAGCCCACCGGTGCGGTGGTCGCGGCGCCCACCACCTCGCTGCCGGAGGAGGTGGGCGGCGCGGCGAACTGGGACTACCGGTTCGGATGGCTCCGCGACGGCAGCGCCACCCTCCGGGCGCTGTGGGTGGCCGCCTGTCCCGACGAGGCGCACCGCTTCTTCGACTGGATGGCCGGATGCGTCGGCTCGGTGGACACCGGGGCTCACGTGCCGATCATGTTCGGTGTGGGTGGGGAGCGCGACCTGACTGAACACACCCTGGAGCACCTGGAGGGCTACCAGGGCAGCCGACCGGTGCGGATCGGTAACGACGCCTGGCAACAGAAGCAACTCGACGTCCTCGGCGAGATCCTGGAGTGCGCCTCGGTCCTGCGAGAAGAACTCGCGGACCCGTCGCCGGTCGCCGCGAACCTGCTGCGGTCGCTGGCCGACCAGGCCGCCGACACGTGGCGGGAGCCCGACGCCAGCACCTGGGAAGGACGCGAGGGCGAGCGGCACTACCTCACGTCGAAGCTGTTGTGCTGGGTGGCCCTGGACCGGGCCGTCAAGCTGGCGCCGGCCCTGGACGCCGAGGCGCGGGTGCCACGGTGGTCGCAGGCCATGGAGCAGATCCGCGAGGCGATCCTCGACGAGGGCTGGAGCCCCTCCCGCCAGGCGTTCACCGGCGCGTTCGGGTCCGACCACCTGGACGCCGGGGCGCTCGTCATGCCGATCATCGGGTTTCTGCCCGGCCACGATGACCGGGTCCGAGCCACCGTGGACACCATCCGGCGTGAACTGGGACGGGACGACCTCGTCCAACGCTGGACGGGCGCCGGCGAGGAGGGCGCCTTCATCATCTGCTCGTACTGGCTGGCCCAGTCGTTGGCCATGACCGGGCAGATCGACGAGGCCAAGCAGATCTTCGAGAGCGTCACCGCCCGGGCGAACGATCTCGGTCTGCTGTCGGAAGAGGTCGACCGCCGCGACGGCAGCCTCATCGGAAACTTTCCCCAGGCGCTGTCCCACATCGGTCTCATCAACGCCGCCTGGGCCATCGGCCAGTCCGAGCCGGGCAGCGACACGTAG
- a CDS encoding TetR/AcrR family transcriptional regulator produces the protein MARANLTPAVVITAAADLADREGFDAITLSALARRFGVQTASLYSHVRDRSALLDSVHELALGELADRIAIAIGGLSGRDALVALADAHRDYARQFPGRWAALQRPAAASTVQSEAAGQVVALTLAMLRGYRLPETELVHATRLLAATINGFLALEASGSIAHREPPAELSWRRALDALDTVFRSWPTEGNS, from the coding sequence ATGGCACGAGCGAACCTGACCCCGGCGGTCGTCATCACGGCGGCGGCGGACCTGGCCGACCGGGAAGGATTCGACGCGATCACCCTGTCGGCGCTGGCCCGCCGCTTCGGGGTGCAGACCGCGAGCCTCTACTCGCATGTCCGCGACCGCTCCGCGCTGCTGGACAGCGTGCACGAGCTGGCCCTCGGTGAGCTCGCCGACCGGATCGCGATCGCCATCGGCGGCCTCTCCGGCCGAGACGCGCTCGTCGCCCTGGCCGACGCGCACCGCGACTACGCCCGCCAGTTCCCTGGCCGCTGGGCGGCCCTGCAACGCCCCGCCGCGGCGTCGACCGTCCAGTCGGAGGCGGCCGGTCAGGTCGTCGCGCTCACCCTGGCGATGCTCCGCGGCTACCGGTTGCCGGAGACCGAGCTCGTGCACGCCACCCGGCTGCTCGCCGCGACCATCAACGGCTTCCTGGCGCTGGAGGCGAGCGGCAGCATCGCGCATCGCGAGCCTCCGGCCGAGCTCTCCTGGCGGCGAGCGTTGGACGCACTCGACACGGTCTTCCGGTCCTGGCCCACCGAAGGGAACTCCTGA